Below is a genomic region from Miscanthus floridulus cultivar M001 chromosome 1, ASM1932011v1, whole genome shotgun sequence.
GAGGAACCAGAAGGAGAAAccgcctgtggaggtgcccatgggggaacctctggaggacttgctggaggatccaatggatgaagaaacaaaAGAGGGATCCATGTtcgaggagcccattgagatagaggagtctgaggaggatCCCGAAGAGGAGCatgaacaaggtggccaggagggagctggtgaccccgatgatggagatggttctgatgattctgatgctgatggaggtgatgatggtggagacggtggagatggtggagacggtggaaatgggggtgatgacagtgatgatgatcataatgcactgttggctcagggatggactgcggagatccactacgacttggagggtgatggctactaccaccccAGGATTCTCACACTTGTTCATTGCTACCACCCCAGAGGCACTattcagtacaggacggagcattggacccacctcgACTACACTGGCTtttgggagacagaagtgtacatccgagaggggactcgggtgcgctacatccactgcGCCACCACTGCACGGCTCACACGTGTGGCCGTCATCAGGGATGTAGCTCGACAGGCATTGATGGTCAACCACGACCATCACTTCGatgacatcgcctgggaggacgaccgctatcttccccgccgtcgaAGCGGACAATCTATGTGCAACATCactacaccacttggagaggcaaacctgaggctaaggcctaccttgttgtgcttggctgagacccacactAACTTAGATTAGGCCCTGgacgagctcgatgtcatggggagggcctacatgcagctggcccGTGAGAACGCCACACTGAAGCAGCAACTAGGAGGTCCAGATatggaagattcaggagtacccgctcagtcacccccgaggaccagaggagagtttggagaccccagcaccagcaccaacatcgacccgtacccataggagagtcttaaaaatatgtaataagcacgcgtagttacgcgagagagtatttagtttctttcttttaatggttggacaagtgttagttgcatggttggatgtttatcattataaataatgtttgatttggatctttgatatgattgtgatgacttgtgggcatgtccacggtgatttagttaaggttaaggtttaaggatattatgaataaatagttggggttcgttttatcatgctgtccattctgtatcattcggAGTAGTCTGTCTTTATCaagttcatatctcataatctagatgtccaatgatcataaaatttttatggagataagtagacttcaacatctttcttttggctctagaatcacctcaacacctattataaattgtgagatacagttgttttaagttgaggtttctgtgctgtcagaattccagaatagtactgcttatcatctgtatttgactaagtaaacgtcagaatctggaagagtgttctaaatgaaagttgtagagaatttcataagctttccagaaaggtaaaatacgtaatcatatgataaacagagagtgatatatgctcgttttacagcactgctgttgtccaactcgctggaaaagttcagaacaaatatcttcttgcatatCCTACATTTATCTCTGTCTACACCTACTtttgttacaccagtatcttgtaagagttatatgcttagatatgtgagacttatatgatgcatctacagatggtgaacactaggaggaacaaccagggaggcgaggaactgccaccaccaccccagtcaccatggagcagctgatgatgatgcagactcaGTTGCTTCAAAAGATGGCCCAGaatatgcagaacatggggcaagggaatgggaatgcaccccctcatgttagggataagaggggagagttcctgaaaggacacccacctgtattcaagcactctgctgACCCACTCCAAGCTAATgactggctacgtgccattgagaggcgactggagattgcccagtgtgatgataaggagaaggttttatatgctttggGACAGTTGCAAGGACCTGCActagattggtgggactcattccgcttcggtcgtaccgaagctaatcccatcacttgggctgagttctgcagtgcctttcgcactcaccaCGTGCCTgtaggactgatgaagctgaagaaggagttcttggctctcaagcaggggagcatgactgttgctgaatatcatgacaagttcatacaattgtcacggtatgcactgactgaggtagatgaggatgGAAAAAGACAGGAGCtatttatggagggcttgaatgatggtctctagtaccagctgttgtctcatacctttgctaacttccagtagctggtggacaaagctttagtgattgagaacaagcgctgccagatggaggacaaaaagaggaaatttcaaggacagcaatccgggagcaactctcgcttccgtaccaaccctcaacaagctcaacctcagtagtgctatcaaggtcagataggtcccaaccgcaaccagcagcagcagtagtagtataaggcaccagctcagcgccagcagcagcccaacaatgtatcggtgaggaataatgcccccaatgctcctcAGAGAAATGGcacaccaaaagcgccaaatgcagttaatgacaacaaatgcttcaattgtggagagctgggacattactccaatagatgccccaagaagatggctaactcacagcagaactatgtttggggaaaggtgaaccacGTTACtactgaaacagctcaggaggcactaGATGTGGTGATTAGTACGTTtttggtcaactcaaactcagctacagtactttttgattctggtacttcgcattccttcataacatatacattcataaagaggCATGGTATTCcaataagtgttatgaagaaacacatgttagtaagctcacctgttggggtaatgaaagcagagtggatatgcttagctgctagtctcagcataagggggtaggatttcaagcaaatcttgtagtcataaattccaccggtatcgatgtcatcttgggtatggattggctaaggttgtagaaagcagttattaattgtggtaatagttctatgaatcttaccacttcatctggagaggaagttgtgtatgtggcaactcagtcagctgTAGAAATCTGctgggttaatcagttggagggcacaaccttagaagatataaggatagtaaatgagtacctagatgtcttccctgaggagttgctaggtatgccacctgaccgagacatcgagtttataattgaacttttatctagaactgcacccatagctaaaagaccctatagaatgggagtgaatgaattaacagaacttaagaaacaactaagggaattgttagataagggttatgttcaacctagttcatcaccctagggtgcaccagtactgtttgtagaaaagaaggatggtacacaaaggatgtgcatagactataggtcacttaatgaggtcacaattaagaacaagtacccattacctagaattgatgacctatttgaccaattgaaaggggcttgtgtgttttccaagattgacctttgatctggataccatcagttgaggataagacatactgacatccccaagaccacTTTTGTGACTcgatatggactgtatgagttcacagtcatgtcttttggtctgacaaatgcacctgcttacttcatgtatctgatgaacaaagtgttcatggagtacctcaacaagtttgtcgtcgtgttcattgatgacatactagtgtactctaagaatgaagaagagcatgaagaacatttgagattggtgttgcagaagcttagagaacatcagctttatgtcaagttcagcaaatgtgagttctggctaaaagaagtatctttccttggtcacataatctctaatggaggagtagcagtagatcccaagaaggttagagatgtgttgagttggaagccacctaaagatgttagtgagattcagagttttttgggtatggctgggtattatacgagattcatcgagggattttctaagttagccaagcccatgactgctttgttggagaagaatgccaaatttgtatggactaagcaatgccAGGAcaattttgaggagttgaagaagaactgacttctgctccagtgcttatcttacctgatctcactaaaagcttctctatctattgtgatgcctcatgacaaggtctaggtggtgttcttatgcaagaaggtagagttgttgcctacgcatccagacagctgagaaaacaatagttaaattatccgactcatgatctagaattgGTAGCTGTGGTGTatgctcttaagatttggaggcactacttgattggtcataagtgtgagagttatacggaccataagagtttgaagtacatattcacgcAGTCATATCTGAATCTGAGGTAGtgtagatggctagagttaatcaaggattatgatttggatatccactatcacccggggaaggctaatgttgtagcagatgccttgagtagaaggagttatgtgaacatggcctatacaactcaactacctgaagagttgtgtgaggagttcaaatacctaaatttgggtattgtggccaacaccatggagttagaggtagaatccactctggaacaagagattcataagggacagctgaatgatgagaggatcaaggatattgtggAACAtttagtgattggtaaagccccaagattccacatggatgatcaagggatggtatggtttggtaaaaggatttgtgtgctagaagtaaaatctattagggagtctatcttgagggaagctcatgactcagcctattccatacacccaggaagtactaaaatgtatcttgatcttaaagagagatactagtggtatggactaaagagagatgtagctgaacatgtggctatatgtgacacgtgccaaagagtgaaagcagaacatcagaggccagcaggtttgctacagcctatgaagatacccgagtggaaatgggaagaagttggaatggactttatagttggattaccccgtacacagagaggatttgactctatctgggtgattgtagAT
It encodes:
- the LOC136459858 gene encoding uncharacterized protein, giving the protein MEQLMMMQTQLLQKMAQNMQNMGQGNGNAPPHVRDKRGEFLKGHPPVFKHSADPLQANDWLRAIERRLEIAQCDDKEKVLYALGQLQGPALDWWDSFRFGRTEANPITWAEFCSAFRTHHVPVGLMKLKKEFLALKQGSMTVAEYHDKFIQLSRYALTEVDEDGKRQELFMEGLNDGL